In one Saccharibacillus brassicae genomic region, the following are encoded:
- a CDS encoding DUF2294 domain-containing protein, translating into MNEKETISLVTSYVGKLLRTRFGKGPESVNVFLCDQCIVFHLRNFMGPVEKFLLTQEEEKAFRYTRELLMESLLPELKAFLEENTGLSVTEFYYDWGVHNASGAIVGVFGSSLDQTEAYPGKEDVHEKVINVTAAIQKVPEHIDSWWVTPKMLAVFRQGITVLLEKEMVELGYTEVLKAAKRRLEKRMLEQDANAGAILNKTLTDLYADWDFDRDRSIVIYIFKE; encoded by the coding sequence ATGAATGAAAAAGAAACAATCAGCCTGGTGACGAGTTACGTCGGTAAGTTGCTGAGAACACGGTTTGGCAAGGGCCCCGAATCAGTAAACGTTTTTTTGTGCGACCAATGCATCGTGTTCCATTTGCGCAATTTTATGGGACCGGTGGAGAAGTTCCTGCTGACGCAGGAAGAAGAAAAAGCTTTTCGGTATACGCGCGAACTTCTGATGGAATCGCTGCTGCCGGAACTCAAAGCTTTTTTGGAAGAAAATACGGGTTTGAGCGTGACCGAGTTCTACTATGATTGGGGCGTACACAACGCTTCGGGCGCGATCGTCGGCGTCTTCGGTTCTTCCCTGGACCAAACGGAAGCTTACCCGGGCAAGGAAGACGTGCACGAGAAAGTGATCAACGTGACGGCCGCCATTCAGAAAGTTCCCGAACACATCGACTCCTGGTGGGTCACTCCCAAGATGCTCGCCGTCTTTAGACAGGGTATAACCGTACTGCTGGAAAAAGAAATGGTGGAACTGGGTTACACCGAAGTTCTGAAGGCCGCCAAACGCCGCCTGGAAAAGCGCATGCTGGAACAGGACGCCAATGCCGGCGCTATTTTGAACAAAACGTTAACGGACCTGTACGCGGATTGGGATTTCGACCGCGATCGCAGCATTGTCATTTACATATTCAAGGAATAG
- a CDS encoding collagen binding domain-containing protein yields MRKRMSLLVIGLLLVVQILQGFGFATNASAQQTVTEATYASEATDGASAQPSADVIVDDESQTNEPQTEESQTEKPQAEEPQTEEPQDKETADETELSALAQEPRAPKAMTENLITSVNLTVFDAAGSTVTDAVYEQGSKVKLDFNWALADGHDYVQGDTFTFDLLPENKFVIFNDISGDLIMEDGESVGTFAVNRQTRQVVMTFNEFIAQYDAVQGKISLETQFDKQKITGSTQQQIKFPINGSEQVVDLVFKADIKPAMSKTGAPNGNLNAKSINWTLEVNRTGQTVQNAVVTDPLPKGLALQAGSVAVYPMTFNLDGTASAQGTALDANDYTIGQTANGEAFTLSFKNPISSAYQIKFATDLTADAAFVNDEARFENKATFGGDGIDGADASATVTVKSGQLLDKQTTGYNKQTQTIDWAIKYNYGEQNIASAVLTDSFDDSHRLKGDVKVYEVSLATGTPVKGALVDALDYEVTPTPAAGGKTGFTLTFDQAIDSAYLIEYQTETSGEVYTDGKVVNRVTTGGITKEATRNVLQAFGEKKLSGTNYTTQRATWTITLNENKAPMDKLTLTDTFTNGGLTLVPGTLSVKNSAGGTVAPADYTLAPYGTPGSYKNGFTLEFNGTVSDKYTVTYQTSFDTDDLTGTGKTMPNRAVIAWIDTITTTDRTLTVTDTLDPNGYTKNNGYKNGTYNAKTKEITWNVGLNYNRDKLATASIEDALEANQKLVDGSVALHEMTIASNGTPTIGSAVPQADYKAEYDSASRKLVVSFNEEIDSAYVLTFRTSLEGKLIDNTAKNTAIVKNGPTVSASLTGSVSIPNGGEYVSKKGAQSGEMIDWQIVINAGQSYVSEASITDTPSANQSLVPSTFKLYKAEAAANGTLTKSGDPLKEGEAYLLKIERDAQGKEFFTLTFNSDISSAYILQYQSLINANNGEKVGNTVAFQGKNVETVSKQTSEEVTVGVSSGSGSGSGVRGQLTVVKVDAQDAAKMLAGATFTLDRKLANGTVVRIGTQTTGADGKAVFEKLLSGSYILQETQAPEGYELNLGAAGQAVTIEASGTNVVTVKNSQKPTEPVTPPVTPPVDPPVTPPVTPPVDPPVTPPVDPPVTPPGPPVNPPVTPTPEPPVPQTPPPVIPTPETPAPVTPPPVIPATEEPTPRPPGLYFPEFPLPTPLIVVPEDGPPAGGLDVDPDPATPEPTPTPTPTPTVPAEPAAPTPTVPQPDDSIDIVDETPQGGLDVDPDPNPNANPVPGQPQPVPAPIESPDGPTPGGTVEVQGGVLPQTGEFDTVPTRALGFGLILLGLLGFLLVRKKGLENRD; encoded by the coding sequence ATGAGAAAGAGAATGAGCCTGCTGGTCATCGGCCTGCTGCTCGTCGTGCAAATCCTGCAAGGATTCGGATTCGCGACGAACGCAAGCGCGCAGCAGACCGTGACGGAGGCGACGTATGCCTCGGAGGCGACCGACGGAGCGTCGGCGCAGCCAAGCGCAGACGTTATCGTCGACGACGAATCACAAACGAACGAACCGCAAACGGAAGAATCGCAAACGGAGAAACCGCAAGCGGAAGAACCGCAAACGGAGGAACCGCAAGATAAGGAAACGGCGGACGAAACGGAACTTTCCGCTTTGGCGCAGGAGCCGCGGGCTCCGAAAGCGATGACGGAGAACCTGATTACGTCCGTCAACCTGACCGTGTTCGATGCGGCAGGCAGCACGGTAACGGATGCCGTGTACGAGCAGGGCTCCAAAGTGAAGCTCGACTTCAACTGGGCGCTCGCCGACGGACACGATTACGTGCAGGGCGATACGTTCACGTTCGACCTGCTTCCGGAGAACAAGTTCGTCATTTTCAATGACATCTCGGGCGACCTGATCATGGAAGACGGAGAGAGCGTCGGTACGTTCGCCGTCAATCGCCAGACGCGTCAGGTCGTCATGACCTTCAACGAATTTATCGCGCAGTACGACGCGGTTCAGGGCAAGATCAGCCTGGAGACCCAGTTCGACAAACAGAAGATTACGGGTTCCACCCAGCAGCAGATCAAATTCCCGATTAATGGCAGCGAACAGGTCGTCGATCTGGTGTTCAAAGCGGACATCAAGCCGGCGATGAGCAAAACGGGCGCTCCAAATGGCAATCTGAATGCCAAAAGTATCAACTGGACACTCGAAGTGAACCGTACCGGACAGACCGTGCAAAATGCGGTCGTGACCGATCCGCTTCCGAAAGGGTTGGCACTGCAGGCCGGTTCGGTAGCGGTCTACCCGATGACGTTCAATCTGGACGGCACGGCTTCGGCTCAGGGAACGGCTCTGGACGCCAACGATTATACGATCGGCCAGACGGCGAACGGAGAAGCTTTTACGCTTTCTTTTAAAAATCCGATCAGCAGCGCGTACCAAATCAAGTTTGCGACGGATCTGACCGCGGATGCGGCATTCGTCAACGACGAAGCCCGATTCGAAAACAAAGCGACCTTCGGCGGAGACGGAATCGACGGGGCCGACGCGTCCGCGACGGTCACGGTGAAGTCCGGGCAGCTGCTGGACAAGCAAACGACCGGCTATAACAAACAAACCCAGACGATCGATTGGGCGATCAAGTACAATTACGGCGAACAGAACATCGCAAGCGCCGTTCTGACCGACTCTTTCGACGACTCGCACAGGCTCAAAGGCGACGTGAAAGTGTACGAAGTGTCGCTTGCGACAGGCACTCCGGTCAAAGGGGCCCTGGTCGACGCGTTGGACTATGAAGTGACGCCGACACCGGCGGCCGGCGGCAAAACCGGCTTTACGTTGACGTTCGATCAGGCGATCGATTCCGCTTACCTGATCGAGTATCAAACGGAGACGTCCGGCGAAGTGTACACGGACGGCAAAGTCGTCAACCGCGTCACGACGGGCGGCATCACGAAGGAAGCGACCCGCAATGTGCTGCAGGCGTTCGGCGAGAAGAAGCTGAGCGGCACGAACTACACGACGCAGCGCGCGACGTGGACGATTACGCTGAATGAGAACAAAGCGCCGATGGACAAGCTCACACTTACCGATACGTTCACGAACGGCGGATTGACGCTCGTGCCGGGTACGCTGAGCGTCAAGAACTCGGCCGGTGGCACGGTCGCTCCGGCGGACTATACGCTGGCACCGTACGGCACGCCGGGCAGTTACAAAAACGGCTTCACGCTGGAGTTCAACGGAACGGTGTCCGACAAATATACGGTCACGTACCAAACGTCGTTCGATACGGACGACCTGACAGGCACCGGCAAGACGATGCCGAACAGAGCCGTGATCGCCTGGATCGACACGATCACGACGACGGACCGCACGTTGACCGTCACCGATACGCTGGACCCGAACGGCTATACCAAAAACAACGGGTACAAAAACGGAACGTACAATGCCAAGACCAAAGAAATCACGTGGAACGTAGGCTTGAACTACAACCGGGACAAGCTTGCGACCGCTTCGATCGAAGACGCGCTGGAAGCCAATCAGAAGCTGGTCGACGGTTCGGTCGCCCTGCACGAGATGACGATCGCTTCGAACGGAACGCCGACGATCGGCAGCGCGGTGCCGCAGGCCGATTACAAAGCGGAGTATGATTCCGCCAGCCGCAAGCTCGTCGTTTCTTTTAACGAAGAAATCGATTCCGCTTACGTCCTGACTTTCCGCACGAGCCTCGAAGGCAAATTGATCGACAACACGGCCAAGAACACGGCAATCGTGAAAAACGGCCCGACCGTATCCGCTTCGCTGACCGGATCGGTATCGATTCCGAACGGCGGCGAATACGTATCGAAAAAAGGCGCGCAAAGCGGCGAGATGATCGATTGGCAGATCGTGATTAATGCCGGACAATCTTACGTAAGCGAAGCCTCCATCACCGATACGCCAAGCGCGAATCAATCGCTTGTGCCGAGCACGTTCAAGCTGTACAAAGCCGAAGCGGCCGCGAACGGCACGCTGACGAAATCGGGAGACCCACTGAAGGAAGGCGAAGCGTACCTACTCAAAATCGAACGCGACGCGCAGGGCAAAGAGTTCTTTACCCTGACTTTCAACTCGGACATCTCTTCGGCTTACATCTTGCAGTACCAGTCGCTGATCAACGCCAATAACGGCGAAAAAGTAGGCAATACCGTCGCTTTCCAGGGAAAAAACGTGGAGACGGTAAGCAAACAGACAAGCGAAGAAGTGACCGTGGGCGTATCGTCCGGTTCGGGCTCCGGCAGCGGAGTTCGCGGTCAACTGACCGTCGTCAAAGTCGATGCGCAGGATGCCGCGAAAATGCTTGCAGGCGCGACTTTCACGCTTGACCGCAAACTGGCGAACGGAACCGTCGTTCGAATCGGCACGCAAACGACCGGAGCCGACGGCAAAGCGGTCTTCGAGAAGCTGCTCTCCGGCAGCTATATCCTGCAGGAGACGCAGGCTCCCGAAGGCTATGAACTGAACCTCGGCGCTGCCGGGCAGGCTGTGACGATCGAGGCTTCGGGCACGAACGTCGTTACGGTCAAGAACAGTCAAAAACCGACGGAACCGGTGACACCGCCTGTGACACCTCCGGTAGACCCGCCGGTGACGCCGCCCGTCACCCCGCCGGTCGATCCGCCTGTGACGCCTCCGGTCGATCCCCCGGTGACGCCGCCGGGCCCTCCGGTGAACCCGCCGGTCACGCCGACACCGGAACCTCCGGTACCGCAGACACCTCCGCCGGTCATCCCGACGCCGGAGACGCCTGCGCCCGTAACCCCGCCGCCGGTCATTCCGGCGACGGAAGAACCGACGCCTAGACCGCCGGGGCTGTACTTCCCGGAATTCCCGCTTCCGACACCGCTTATCGTCGTGCCGGAAGACGGACCGCCTGCGGGTGGACTGGACGTCGATCCCGATCCGGCGACGCCGGAACCGACGCCGACGCCGACGCCGACCCCGACCGTTCCCGCGGAACCGGCCGCTCCGACGCCGACCGTGCCTCAGCCGGACGACAGCATCGATATTGTCGACGAGACGCCGCAGGGCGGACTCGACGTCGATCCGGACCCGAATCCGAACGCGAACCCGGTACCGGGGCAGCCTCAGCCCGTACCGGCTCCGATCGAGTCGCCGGACGGCCCGACGCCGGGCGGAACGGTCGAAGTTCAAGGCGGCGTCCTGCCGCAGACCGGCGAATTCGATACGGTTCCGACCCGCGCTTTGGGCTTCGGCCTGATCCTGCTCGGTCTGCTCGGATTCCTGCTCGTGCGCAAAAAAGGACTGGAGAACCGGGATTGA
- a CDS encoding hybrid sensor histidine kinase/response regulator, giving the protein MRHPFKKTFRLSPQVSIFLLLILLLIILSGLRLVLTNPYSLAHPPRAQQGVLDLRGTPLDNWHTLPLDGEWEFYPGRLILSEPSGAVPPAYIQVPGSWQDALETKRDSADGYGSYRLHVLIDPAQEHAYKLMVKDIQTAYRLYANGRLESQLGHPASNAADHTAEVNTDTFGLPDAAEIELVVEVSNFENARRGGIARSIKFGPTNAINSERTYNVGMQLITLALLLLHALYIGMIYLFSRKDKIFLLFTLLLIAAVFSISLDEDKVLLAIWPFDYAIAKKISLFAYAAMMTLMLALAVSFCLEPIRRRKYRFYFAAAALYGAFIAIAPIEAVLYSTKIGVFTVATLFPSLWVPVLLIRYILQKDRNAVFLLVAAAGMTSTLIWGGFKNAGWVEPGFYPFDILLAFLGTVAYAVGRYFRNNADLADLARRLQQADRTKDDFLANTSHELRTPLHGMIHMADGVLAAEGEVLSERSRRDLQLVSQVGRRMGLLLGDLLDVSQIRENRLAIHPEAVKVQSTAAGVLDMLRYMTAGKALELELDIPDDFPAVYADEKRLTQILFNLIHNAIKFTDSGKVVVRARLLDARAKPSAPAGSAGTPRAVLSVSDTGTGIGAADLARIFAPYEQGDPLHNAAGIGLGLGISRSLAELHGGELQAESEPGVGSVFSFSLPLAEVSAWEIGRPASPAEDGDRRSAAEEPGAAGRLSEAAAQAAAQRGQAPLPPYAAEERLADGSGENGARPPGSFGGGDPRPRILAVDDDPVNLRVLRSLLPEARYRVTSALSGAEALELLDEQSWDLVVADVMMPKMSGYELSARIRERHSRAELPILLLTARSRPEDIYAGFAAGASDYLAKPADALELNYRVKALTDLKRAVSERLGLEAAYLQAQIQPHFLFNALNSITALSGIDIDKMNETIEAFGSYLKISFDYWSARPLVPLERELELVRSYLYIETMRFEDRLRVEVNIPEEIDPELMLPPLCIQPLVENAVRHGVLSRSKGGCVSLDAQLVDGDVVFTVTDDGVGMDADTLGGLLVPVSSGRQGIGTLNTDRRLKRLYGSGLSIRSRPGEGTTVSFRVPLNGGRPSPGGLASD; this is encoded by the coding sequence ATGCGTCACCCTTTCAAAAAAACGTTTCGACTTTCGCCGCAAGTTTCGATTTTTCTGCTGTTGATTCTTCTGCTGATCATTCTGTCGGGACTGCGGCTGGTGCTGACGAATCCGTACTCGCTCGCCCATCCGCCCCGTGCGCAGCAGGGCGTGCTCGATCTGCGCGGCACGCCGCTCGACAACTGGCATACGCTGCCGCTCGACGGCGAATGGGAATTTTACCCGGGGCGGCTGATCTTGTCCGAACCTTCGGGCGCAGTCCCTCCGGCTTATATCCAGGTGCCGGGCAGCTGGCAGGACGCGCTGGAGACGAAGCGGGATTCGGCCGACGGCTACGGCAGCTACCGGCTGCACGTGCTGATCGATCCGGCGCAGGAACATGCCTACAAATTGATGGTCAAAGACATCCAGACCGCGTACCGGCTGTACGCCAACGGACGGCTCGAATCGCAGCTCGGCCATCCGGCGTCGAACGCGGCCGACCATACGGCCGAAGTGAACACCGATACGTTCGGGCTGCCCGACGCGGCCGAGATCGAGCTGGTCGTCGAAGTGTCGAACTTCGAGAACGCCCGCAGAGGCGGCATCGCCCGCTCGATCAAGTTCGGTCCGACCAACGCGATCAATTCCGAACGCACGTACAACGTCGGCATGCAGCTGATTACGCTCGCGCTTCTGCTGCTGCACGCCCTGTATATCGGCATGATTTACCTGTTCAGCCGCAAAGACAAAATTTTCCTGCTGTTCACCCTGCTGCTGATCGCGGCCGTGTTCAGCATCTCGCTGGACGAAGACAAAGTGCTGCTCGCGATCTGGCCGTTCGATTACGCGATCGCCAAGAAGATCTCGCTGTTCGCGTACGCGGCGATGATGACGCTCATGCTCGCCCTGGCCGTCTCGTTCTGCCTCGAACCGATCCGCCGGCGCAAATACCGGTTCTACTTCGCGGCGGCGGCGCTGTACGGCGCCTTTATCGCGATCGCTCCGATCGAAGCGGTGCTCTACTCGACCAAGATCGGCGTGTTTACCGTCGCGACGCTGTTTCCGTCCCTCTGGGTGCCGGTTCTGTTGATCCGCTACATTCTTCAAAAAGACCGGAACGCCGTTTTCCTGCTCGTGGCCGCGGCCGGCATGACGTCCACCCTGATCTGGGGCGGATTCAAAAACGCGGGTTGGGTCGAACCGGGCTTCTACCCGTTCGATATTCTGCTCGCCTTTCTCGGCACGGTCGCTTACGCCGTCGGCCGCTATTTCCGCAATAACGCGGATCTCGCGGACCTGGCGCGGCGGCTCCAGCAGGCGGACCGGACCAAAGACGATTTCCTTGCCAATACGTCGCACGAGCTGCGCACGCCGCTGCACGGCATGATCCATATGGCCGACGGCGTGCTTGCCGCGGAAGGCGAAGTGCTGAGTGAACGGTCCCGGCGGGATTTGCAGCTGGTCAGCCAGGTCGGACGCCGCATGGGCCTGCTGCTCGGCGACCTGCTCGACGTCTCGCAGATTCGCGAGAATCGGCTGGCGATCCACCCGGAAGCGGTCAAAGTCCAATCGACGGCCGCCGGCGTGCTCGACATGCTGCGCTACATGACGGCGGGCAAAGCGCTGGAGCTGGAACTCGACATCCCCGACGATTTCCCTGCGGTCTACGCGGACGAGAAACGGCTGACACAGATCTTGTTCAACCTGATCCATAACGCGATCAAGTTTACCGATTCCGGCAAAGTGGTCGTTCGCGCGCGGCTGCTCGATGCTCGCGCCAAGCCGTCTGCGCCGGCCGGCTCGGCCGGAACGCCGCGGGCGGTCCTCTCGGTGTCCGATACCGGCACCGGCATCGGCGCGGCCGATCTGGCGCGGATCTTCGCGCCGTACGAGCAGGGCGACCCGCTGCATAACGCCGCGGGTATCGGCCTCGGCCTCGGGATCAGCCGCAGCCTGGCCGAACTGCACGGCGGAGAGCTGCAAGCGGAATCCGAGCCGGGCGTCGGCTCGGTTTTCTCGTTCTCGCTTCCGCTGGCCGAAGTGTCGGCCTGGGAAATCGGCCGTCCGGCTTCGCCTGCCGAAGACGGCGACCGGCGAAGCGCGGCCGAAGAGCCCGGCGCGGCCGGCCGGCTCTCCGAAGCCGCCGCGCAAGCCGCGGCGCAGCGCGGCCAGGCGCCGCTTCCGCCTTATGCGGCGGAAGAACGCCTGGCCGACGGCTCCGGCGAGAACGGAGCCAGGCCGCCGGGCAGCTTCGGCGGAGGCGATCCCCGGCCGCGGATTCTGGCCGTGGACGACGACCCGGTCAATCTGCGCGTTCTGCGCAGCCTCCTGCCGGAAGCGCGCTACCGGGTCACGTCCGCGCTCAGCGGCGCGGAAGCGCTGGAGCTGCTCGACGAGCAGAGCTGGGACCTCGTCGTCGCGGACGTCATGATGCCCAAGATGTCGGGCTACGAACTCTCCGCCCGGATACGCGAGCGCCATTCGCGCGCGGAACTGCCGATTCTGCTGCTGACGGCGCGCAGCCGTCCGGAAGACATCTATGCCGGCTTCGCGGCCGGCGCGAGCGACTACCTGGCCAAGCCGGCCGACGCGCTGGAGCTGAATTACCGCGTCAAGGCGCTGACCGATCTCAAGCGCGCGGTCAGCGAGCGCCTCGGTCTGGAAGCCGCCTACCTGCAGGCGCAGATTCAGCCGCACTTCCTGTTCAATGCGCTGAATTCGATTACGGCGCTGAGCGGGATCGATATCGACAAAATGAACGAAACGATCGAGGCTTTCGGTTCTTACCTGAAGATCAGCTTCGATTACTGGAGCGCCCGTCCGCTCGTGCCGCTGGAGCGCGAGCTGGAACTTGTGCGTTCCTATCTGTATATCGAGACGATGCGCTTCGAAGACCGGCTGCGCGTCGAAGTGAACATTCCCGAAGAGATCGACCCGGAGCTGATGCTTCCGCCGCTCTGCATCCAGCCGCTGGTGGAAAATGCGGTCCGGCACGGCGTGCTCAGCCGCTCCAAAGGCGGCTGCGTCTCGCTGGACGCGCAGCTTGTCGACGGAGACGTCGTCTTCACGGTAACCGACGACGGCGTCGGCATGGACGCCGACACGCTGGGCGGACTGCTCGTTCCCGTCAGCAGCGGCAGGCAGGGCATTGGCACGCTCAATACCGATCGCCGCCTCAAGCGCCTGTACGGCTCGGGCCTGTCGATTCGCAGCCGTCCCGGCGAAGGCACGACCGTGTCGTTCCGCGTTCCGTTAAACGGCGGCCGCCCTTCGCCGGGCGGACTCGCTTCGGATTGA
- a CDS encoding response regulator, whose protein sequence is MQRDSAYVLYIEDDRSSMLLIRHIFRKKLPEFTLLEAGSVEEGMRLARIHRPILILMDIQLPGMDGYEGVTRLNADPQTSLIPVWAVSASALDDDVQRGIEAGFQQYLKKPLGMGTLVRLIRESLKLESREK, encoded by the coding sequence TTGCAGAGAGATTCCGCCTATGTGCTTTACATCGAGGACGACCGTTCCAGCATGCTGCTCATCCGGCATATCTTTCGCAAAAAACTGCCCGAATTCACGCTTCTGGAAGCCGGCAGCGTGGAAGAAGGCATGAGACTTGCCCGGATTCACCGACCGATCCTGATCCTGATGGATATTCAGCTGCCCGGCATGGACGGTTACGAAGGCGTAACCCGTCTGAATGCCGATCCCCAAACATCCTTGATTCCGGTATGGGCCGTCAGCGCAAGCGCGCTTGACGACGACGTGCAGCGGGGGATCGAAGCGGGCTTTCAGCAGTATTTGAAGAAGCCGCTCGGCATGGGCACTCTCGTTCGGTTGATCCGGGAGAGTCTCAAGCTCGAAAGCCGGGAAAAGTAA
- a CDS encoding permease, with the protein MSVSASPHSGLRSKRGKTIALAVIFILIAIVGLSYVKWWPYYHKAIKAAADHSIGASILGESGPQSASWATAWGYAVVYFKAVWKAALLGILLGSLVQVLLPAKWLLRTLGKTSFGSTLAGGAAGLPGMMCSCCAAPIAVGLRKKQVSVGAALAFWLGNPTLNPATLIFMGFVLSWKFVALRIVFGVVLVFGVSYWANRFAADAKLPEGLSPEPEGTLTTASAAPEQPLLLRWIKSVGSMTLTLVPAYFAAVLLLGAAQTWLFPSSGLASGNHLLAIAGFAIAGMLFVIPTAAEIPIAQSFMALGLGAGPAAALLFTLPAVSLPSLLMLSRSFPKKVLLFVAAAVVVLGILCGLAGLWLL; encoded by the coding sequence ATGTCCGTATCCGCTTCACCCCATTCGGGTCTTCGTTCCAAACGCGGCAAAACGATAGCGCTTGCCGTCATCTTCATTCTTATCGCGATCGTCGGTCTGTCGTACGTCAAATGGTGGCCGTATTACCATAAAGCGATCAAAGCTGCGGCCGATCATTCGATCGGCGCTTCCATTCTGGGCGAAAGCGGCCCGCAAAGCGCTTCCTGGGCGACCGCCTGGGGATACGCCGTCGTCTATTTCAAAGCGGTCTGGAAAGCGGCGCTGCTCGGCATACTGCTCGGCTCGCTCGTGCAGGTGCTGCTTCCGGCCAAGTGGCTGCTGAGAACGCTCGGCAAAACGTCGTTCGGCAGCACGCTTGCCGGCGGGGCGGCCGGTCTGCCGGGCATGATGTGCTCGTGCTGCGCCGCGCCGATCGCTGTCGGCCTGCGCAAAAAGCAAGTGTCCGTCGGCGCCGCGCTCGCTTTTTGGTTGGGCAATCCGACGCTGAATCCGGCCACGCTCATCTTCATGGGCTTCGTGCTGTCGTGGAAGTTTGTGGCGCTGCGAATCGTATTCGGCGTCGTGCTCGTGTTCGGCGTCAGCTATTGGGCGAACCGCTTCGCCGCGGACGCCAAGCTTCCCGAAGGACTAAGCCCGGAGCCGGAAGGCACGCTGACGACCGCTTCGGCCGCGCCGGAACAGCCGCTGCTTCTGCGCTGGATCAAAAGCGTCGGCAGCATGACGCTGACGCTCGTACCGGCCTACTTCGCCGCCGTCCTGCTGCTGGGCGCGGCGCAGACGTGGCTGTTCCCGAGTTCGGGACTCGCAAGCGGCAACCACCTGCTTGCCATTGCCGGCTTCGCGATTGCCGGTATGCTGTTCGTGATTCCGACGGCGGCCGAAATTCCGATCGCGCAGTCGTTTATGGCGCTTGGCCTTGGCGCAGGACCGGCCGCGGCGCTGCTGTTCACGCTGCCGGCCGTCAGCCTGCCTTCCCTGCTGATGCTCTCGCGCTCTTTTCCCAAAAAAGTGCTGCTGTTCGTAGCCGCCGCCGTCGTCGTACTCGGCATTTTGTGCGGACTCGCAGGCCTGTGGCTGCTGTAA
- a CDS encoding response regulator — protein sequence MMKALLIDDEKLAVMHMEKLLRELPEFDSIESYTDPAAAVEAARLSQPDVIFLDIVMPEINGMQAAEMMQQASPGSDIVFVTGYDRYAIEAFELNALDYVLKPVQRTRLAKTLTRLSGRRQEAEAPEVPAEETMVGCFKTLRPYAVPGSSEVPAFRWRTTRAQELFAYLLHHRERFVAKERLIQQFWPESPFKRASTYLYTAIYQIRQCLKQSGIHAEIVNTSGGEGYTLHLGGVVLDVDRFETGIRSLGAVTAATCARHLRLSELYIGDYLADYDYEWAEGERQRLRALQLHHASGLALFLLDSGQTAEAAAQYKKLTLLHPYSEYAHLGLLQAYAMLGDRLAVDECYRTAETLFEQELDVELPLILSQWYTSWNAGEFAGGGNVPIALRSGPN from the coding sequence ATGATGAAGGCTCTGCTGATCGACGATGAGAAGCTGGCCGTGATGCATATGGAAAAGCTGCTGCGCGAACTGCCGGAATTCGACAGTATCGAGTCGTATACCGACCCGGCCGCAGCCGTGGAAGCGGCCCGTCTGAGCCAGCCCGACGTCATCTTTCTCGATATCGTCATGCCGGAGATCAACGGCATGCAGGCCGCCGAGATGATGCAGCAGGCAAGTCCCGGGTCCGACATCGTATTCGTGACCGGATACGACCGGTACGCGATCGAAGCGTTCGAGCTGAACGCGCTCGATTACGTGCTGAAGCCCGTGCAGCGGACGCGCCTGGCGAAGACGCTCACGCGCCTGAGCGGCCGGCGCCAGGAAGCCGAGGCTCCCGAAGTGCCGGCCGAAGAGACGATGGTCGGCTGCTTCAAAACGCTTCGTCCCTATGCCGTCCCGGGCAGCTCCGAAGTTCCGGCGTTCCGCTGGCGCACGACGCGCGCGCAGGAGCTGTTCGCGTACCTGCTTCATCACCGCGAACGTTTCGTCGCCAAAGAACGCCTGATCCAGCAGTTCTGGCCCGAGTCCCCGTTCAAGCGGGCTTCGACTTATCTGTATACGGCGATCTACCAGATCCGCCAATGCCTCAAGCAGAGCGGCATCCACGCGGAGATCGTCAATACGAGCGGCGGCGAAGGCTACACGCTGCACTTGGGCGGCGTCGTGCTGGACGTCGACCGGTTCGAGACCGGCATCCGTTCGCTCGGAGCGGTCACGGCCGCCACCTGCGCCCGGCATCTGCGCCTTTCGGAACTGTATATCGGCGACTATCTCGCCGATTACGATTACGAATGGGCGGAAGGCGAACGTCAACGGCTGCGCGCCCTGCAGCTGCATCACGCTTCCGGCCTCGCCTTGTTTTTGCTGGACAGCGGCCAGACGGCCGAAGCGGCCGCGCAGTACAAAAAGCTGACGCTGCTGCATCCGTATTCCGAATATGCGCATCTGGGCCTGCTGCAAGCTTACGCCATGCTGGGCGACCGGCTCGCGGTCGACGAATGCTACCGAACGGCGGAGACGCTGTTCGAACAGGAGCTTGACGTCGAGCTGCCCCTGATCTTGTCGCAGTGGTACACGAGCTGGAACGCCGGAGAGTTCGCCGGCGGCGGGAACGTCCCGATCGCCCTGCGCTCGGGCCCGAATTGA